GTTCGTCTCAGCGATGGGCCGCGCGAAGTGGAAGTTTATGACGCAGGCGGAAGCGCTGATTCACGGCGACCTGCACACCGGCTCGGTCATGGTGCGAAGTGCCAAGGGCTCCACGACCGACGACAGCGTCAAGGTCTTCGACTCCGAGTTCGCGTTCTACGGCCCCGTCGGCTTCGATCACGGGCTTCTCTGGGCGAATTTCGTCTTCGCCGCCGCTCGAAGCGTCGCTCTCGGTGAGGACGCTCGGGCCGATCAGATCCTGTCGTTCGTCGGCGAGTCCTGGCATGCCTTCGAGAACGAGATGCGCGCCCTCTGGCCCGGACGAATCGATCCCCGGGTCTGGCGCGAGTGCTTTCTGGAAGAGCGCATCGTCACGTGGCAAGAGGATTCCTGGCTGTTCGCGGCCGGCGAGATGTCCCGTCGCGTCGTCGGGGCGGCGAAGACCTCCGACATCGAGTCTCTTCCCGAGGATCTTCGAGAGGGCGCTGTCCGCGGCGTTCTCAACGCGACCCGACAGGTGGTTCGTGTCTACCGGCAGAACAGCACGCCGGAATCCTTCACGAAGATCGTCGGCGATGCGCTTCGCGAGGCGCGCACGACGACTCAGCGTGGCGAGGATGTCGAGCCCGCCGCGGTGCAGGACACATCTGCATCAATCGCCGGCCTTCATTCATGATGACGTCCGCGAACGTTGTACCGGTGTTCATGGGCTCCGGTCTCATCGCTCACAGTCATGCCCGAGCCCTCGTCGAACTGGGCCACCGCCCCGCCGTCGTCTGGAGTCCCCGCGCCGATAGCCGGGACCGATTCGCCAGAGCATGGGGCGCCGTCTCCGCACCGTCGATCGAGGCGGCGATGGACACGGCAGGAGCAACGCACGTGCACATCTGCACGACACCGATGAACCATAATGAACCCATTCGAGCTGCGGCGGCGCGCGCACTGACCATCGTCAGCGAGAAGCCCCTCGCCCCTACCGGGGCTCTTGCGCAGGACGCCTTCGATGCCGTGCAGGGTACCCCGACAGAGGCATGGTTGAACTTTAACCGCCGAATGGATGAGGGCATCCAGCTTCTGAGGTCGATCATGGCTAAGGGCACAATCGGCACAGCCGTCTCGGTCAACGGCCACTATCGCCAACAGTGGAACGCCACCCCGACCGGGCTGGATTGGAGACTTGATCCGAAGCAAGTCGGTCCGTCGCGCACAATCACCGAGATCGGCTCTCACTGGCTTGACCTGGCCGCGTTCGTGCTGGGCGCACGCATCACGGCCGCATCGGGCGTGCTCGGCTATGGTGGGCCGCGGGAGTATGTCACCGACACGGATCGTGGAATGGTGAATCCGCCCAACGATGACTTCTTCGCCAGCCTGCTGACGTTCGAATCCGGTGCCGTGGGGCAGGTGTACGGCACTCAACTCGCTCACGGAGCGTTCGACGAGATTGAACTGCGGATCGACGCGACGCGCGGCAGTGCCGTCTGGTCATCCGAGCATCCCAACCTGCTGAGATTCGGCAACAAGACGGAGGGGATGCGGACGGTAGGCATCGACTCGCCGACACGGTCGCTCAGCGCGAGCATCTCCGCGATCTATCAGGGAACGGCGCCCGAGCAGGGTGTCGCCACATTCTTGGATGGTGTGAACAATGCTCGGGCCATCGATGCTGTCCTGGCATCCGCGCGCACGAGGGCGTGGGTGGACGTATGACGCGGTCATTTTGATTGCACTCGGCCATCAGGTTGGTAGCAGATGACTAATGGGTGGTCGTTCTCCGAGTCTGCTGTGGCAACGGACGCGTCCGGGAGAAGCTTGGCTCTCCGCGCCGCGCGCCGAGCTGTCGAGAGCGCGTGGTATGACCTCAAGATGAGGCAATCATCGGGAGTCCAAGCGTGAACAAGTTTGAGCAGGTGATGAGTCGAACATTTTGGGCTGCCGGGCCGCCGACACCCGGCTTCGACGCGTGGTCTACGCCGCATGCGGGAAAGGCAGCCGGCGGAGTTCGTCACTCCAACGGAGAATGAGCAGAGTATGCGGCACGTGAGTGCACCGATCGTGGCTGCCGCGGATAGCCCGTTGGTCGGGCGGGTGTCCGTGCTCGATGCCGAACGGTCAGAGTCTGGGATGCTGAGCGGAGCATCCGTCGCGCTGAGCACTGCACGGTCAGAGGCGATGAGCGCTCTCGACGTGACCCAGTGGTTGAGCGAACTGCGACACACCACCGAGTACGCATGCTCTCTGCGAACCGTCCCCGCCCCCGCTATTAACTCCCTCATCGAGCTGCATGAGATGGCGATCCGACGCGTCGTGCCGGAGCTGCCCGTGCCGCCGGGTTCTGAGGTCGTGAGGATCCAGCAGCAGAAGTTGGCAGCAGATCTCGCTGCTCTCAAGCGCCTGCAGGTGCAGCCAGAGGTCGTCGATGTGGCCGCCCCTACTGTCACACCCGCGGAGTCGGGTCCTTCGATCTCCCGGTGAGTCGATCGCGCATTCTGGCGCCGTCCGGATAGCTGCCGATCCTTAGTGGGCGGGGGCTGGGCAGTGCCGCGTCGTGGAATACCGGACTGAGCGCCAGCGAGGGAGGATATGCCGCGAAAGCGCGGAACGGACCAGCACTCGGTCCACTATCCTCTTGCAGCCGGCGGTGCCGTCAACACGGGCATCCCACTCCGGTCAACCGAGTCCGAGACCAGCCGCGATCCCGTCTATGAGGTCTGGTCGGAACCCGGACCACCGTGCAAACCCGACTTCGACGATCGGCGCTTCGCGGTAGCCGAGCTCGTCGACGAGGAAGGCACGTACGGCAGCGTTGTGTTCGGCCTGGATGTCGACCAGGTCGTATCGGATGCGGAGCGCGTCGAGGCGCTGGCAGGTGAGTCGGCAGCGTTGGCAGGACGGCCCGGTCGAGTACACCGTGACACGCGTCATGACTTCGTCCCCCATCCGCTAGCCGGGACCGCCGCGTCGCCGGAGTGCGAGTCTCCGCGCGTTCGTGACTCCGACGCCTCGGCACATCCGATGTCCCGAACATCCGCAGTCCGCGACACCGCAACTCCCCCACTTCGGGAGCGCGCGCCTTCCAGACTCTGTGAGTCTGCGGCTTTCAAACTTCGGAAGTCTGGAACTCCGGAAGCCACAGAGCGTCGGAGTTCCACCTCGTCCGATCCGCGCAGCTCGCCCTGGTGGGCGAGGAGGAGGTCGATGGCGACGCGGATGAGGGTGTTCTCGGTGATGCGCTCACGACGCGAGACCCGACGGCGCATCAGCGAGCGGGCGAGATTCGTCAGCTGCGCGTACTGGTCCTCACGAACCCGGGTCTCCTTCCTGGTGAGCTGCGCGAACTTCGCGACCGGCTCCGCCGCGCCGTCCTGTTGGCGCGCGAGGCGCACCCGGGTCTTCTCCAGTCGCTCGCCGAGATTGACGTGCCCCATGATTCACCACGCTCCCTGCAACTGGGGGCTCAGCTGCTCGATCATCTCTAGGCCGAGTCGGGTGACGTCCCAGATCGCGCCCTGCGTGGTCCGGTTGTCCCGGACCGTCGTGACGAGGCTTCCCAGCACCGGAGCGTCAGCCTGCGCCTTGTACTGACGCAGGTAGGCGTCCAGGCGTGGAATACCGAGGGTGACGTCGAGGAGTTCCTTCCACGTGTCCAACTGCCCATGAACCCGCGGGTCAATCCGATTCAACAGAACCGCGAAACGGATGCCGCGCGGTTCGATCAACCGTTGAATCGTCCGCATTGTGGGCTCGACCGCGAGCGGCTCGGGCGCCAGGGGGACGATCACGAAGTCCGAGGCGTCGACGACCGTTTCCAGGGTGCGGGTATCCTCCAGGCTCCCTGGAGTGTCCACGATCACGAAGTCGTACTCGCCGGCGAGATGCGACAGGCGGGACAGGACCGACGGATGCTGACGTCCGGCGAAATCGAACGGCATGTGCTTGTCGGCGTTCTCCGCCCACCACA
Above is a genomic segment from Microbacterium sp. W4I4 containing:
- the mtnK gene encoding S-methyl-5-thioribose kinase, translated to MGHNSREDYEILDVDSVADYLRSRPALAERIDADQLEDIAEIGDGNLNLVFLTHDRSGRGLCLKQALPYVRMTGDSWPMTPERARFEVDSLRLHGKLAPSTVCEVVDYDADRYLIALEDLSDHTVWRAALNNGIIHQGAAKAVGQYIAAVAFGTSALGMDRHVLAAVQARSLNPELCQITEDLVFTEPSVDSGRNGTIPANHADLRELAADEEFVSAMGRAKWKFMTQAEALIHGDLHTGSVMVRSAKGSTTDDSVKVFDSEFAFYGPVGFDHGLLWANFVFAAARSVALGEDARADQILSFVGESWHAFENEMRALWPGRIDPRVWRECFLEERIVTWQEDSWLFAAGEMSRRVVGAAKTSDIESLPEDLREGAVRGVLNATRQVVRVYRQNSTPESFTKIVGDALREARTTTQRGEDVEPAAVQDTSASIAGLHS
- a CDS encoding Gfo/Idh/MocA family protein, whose translation is MMTSANVVPVFMGSGLIAHSHARALVELGHRPAVVWSPRADSRDRFARAWGAVSAPSIEAAMDTAGATHVHICTTPMNHNEPIRAAAARALTIVSEKPLAPTGALAQDAFDAVQGTPTEAWLNFNRRMDEGIQLLRSIMAKGTIGTAVSVNGHYRQQWNATPTGLDWRLDPKQVGPSRTITEIGSHWLDLAAFVLGARITAASGVLGYGGPREYVTDTDRGMVNPPNDDFFASLLTFESGAVGQVYGTQLAHGAFDEIELRIDATRGSAVWSSEHPNLLRFGNKTEGMRTVGIDSPTRSLSASISAIYQGTAPEQGVATFLDGVNNARAIDAVLASARTRAWVDV
- a CDS encoding glutaredoxin family protein; the encoded protein is MTRVTVYSTGPSCQRCRLTCQRLDALRIRYDLVDIQAEHNAAVRAFLVDELGYREAPIVEVGFARWSGFRPDLIDGIAAGLGLG
- a CDS encoding ParA family protein, which produces MSELKIISLANQKGGMGKTTVTMQLAAALSRRHRVLVVDVDPQQSTVWWAENADKHMPFDFAGRQHPSVLSRLSHLAGEYDFVIVDTPGSLEDTRTLETVVDASDFVIVPLAPEPLAVEPTMRTIQRLIEPRGIRFAVLLNRIDPRVHGQLDTWKELLDVTLGIPRLDAYLRQYKAQADAPVLGSLVTTVRDNRTTQGAIWDVTRLGLEMIEQLSPQLQGAW